A section of the Kluyveromyces lactis strain NRRL Y-1140 chromosome F complete sequence genome encodes:
- the UME6 gene encoding DNA-binding transcriptional regulator UME6 (weakly similar to uniprot|P39001 Saccharomyces cerevisiae YDR207C UME6 Regulator of both repression and induction of early meiotic genes. Ume6p requires Ume4 for mitotic repression and interacts with and requires Ime1p and Rim11p for induction of meiosis-specific transcription Ume6p is a C6 zinc finger URS1-binding protein.) has translation MVRQKSQIERRAVNSVRLSSSSPLSSKMHVPEKSTPPSYPDEHSKTNAAQVELTAQREVTKIDEKQENEKQQRVKTGEKQTLLRHTPRLNPLIHLAMSPTAAPNNTPVEENDLQQGVISPSRGEPSGIPGTKPQTEVLPPLPRYGETKQEEKEVAVKFEKKTGTQDFDHVVSADKQHVPKINTRTPSICISSSNTLPNTGKGSSTLYQDSRTPVYLFNDRIDSGQVSETETLHDSRKGEEIQADTGSHQNERMLRQSGHRLEGKKGNGRNIGNPGTVSHDGASGIAAPSSSPILETSSASRDRDLHATGSAMTPKRLHFDCSTEKIDPGAGISSISAQKINITSLLNSRSTAESISPPPSTAGNEYTIHFPSSAASNPPHSTGSFLHPKYQNQNPQVSSTMNRIVSPTYMFETDQVHGPFSNSSSGSNSSGSNNGSTANSNNNNTHITYQPKYFNTKFDELRNRVLLGSSNAFPKVESANKYPYNSTMVNPTLNDQDSNVDAEAAAIISQMRSSPLPPFNEQFGSGNHDSRPNSSLSNQSLQNNAFNPFSKRLLPKPVLRVNQRPLTGNQDELVIMEEEDDDDDGYGDGDYEMTEGGSKAPETVAWNKNGKRRLSRRRSGPPHYQSQLTGIKNEIGDHPDTTAYPAADISENGMHIKRSRSSSLSTEHTGLLSPNSKHAKQLKFKESNYNNDVSNEQMVKSSDQIKKRNATGARSRTGCWICRLRKKKCTEEKPQCQNCVRLHLECFYDIVKPDFISDPAKKAAKLEEIKKKTKEAKRQAMKKKTWL, from the coding sequence ATGGTTCGTCAGAAAAGTCAAATTGAGCGGCGTGCTGTGAACTCTGTTCGTTTATCCTCCTCTTCTCCGTTATCTTCCAAAATGCATGTGCCGGAGAAAAGTACCCCGCCAAGTTACCCTGACGaacattcaaaaacaaacgCCGCCCAAGTGGAGCTAACCGCCCAGCGGGAAGTGAccaaaattgatgaaaaacaagaaaacgaaaaacaACAACGAGTGAAAACAGGTGAAAAACAAACGCTGCTGCGACATACACCAAGGCTCAACCCCTTGATACATTTAGCGATGTCTCCTACTGCTGCTCCGAATAATACGCCTGTGGAGGAAAACGATCTACAACAGGGTGTTATCTCTCCTTCACGTGGAGAGCCTTCCGGGATTCCAGGGACAAAGCCTCAAACCGAGGTTTTGCCGCCACTTCCTCGTTACGGAGAGACTAAGCAAGAGGAAAAGGAGGTTGCCGTGaaatttgagaaaaaaacGGGTACCCAAGACTTTGATCACGTGGTTTCGGCTGATAAACAACATGTTCCAAAAATAAATACGCGTACACCATCTATCTGTATATCCAGTAGCAATACGCTGCCGAACACTGGGAAAGGGAGTAGCACCTTATATCAAGACTCGCGCACTCCCGTGTATTTGTTCAACGATAGGATAGACTCTGGTCAAGTGagtgaaacagaaacacTTCACGATTCAAGAAAGGGCGAGGAAATTCAAGCTGATACTGGTAGTCATCAAAATGAACGCATGCTGCGACAAAGCGGACATAGACTCGAAGGCAAAAAGGGCAATGGCAGAAACATTGGTAATCCTGGAACTGTTTCACATGACGGTGCGAGCGGTATTGCTGCGCCTTCATCTTCGCCGATCCTTGAGACCTCGAGCGCTTCCCGTGATAGAGATCTGCATGCCACAGGAAGCGCCATGACTCCAAAAAGACTACATTTTGATTGTTCCACAGAGAAAATAGATCCGGGTGCAGGCatctcatcaatttcagCTCAAAAGATCAATATTACTTCATTACTAAACTCGAGATCGACAGCAGAATCAATCTCGCCCCCTCCATCTACGGCAGGAAATGAATACACTATTCATTTCCCATCCTCAGCAGCGTCAAATCCTCCTCACTCCACAGGATCCTTCCTAcatccaaaatatcaaaatcaaaaccCGCAGGTCTCATCTACCATGAATAGAATTGTTTCTCCAACCTATATGTTCGAAACCGATCAGGTTCATGGTCCTTTCAGTAATTCTAGTAGTGGCAGTAATAGTAGTGGCAGTAATAACGGTAGCACAGCAAACAgtaataacaataatacaCATATTACCTACCAACCGAAGTATTTCAACACAAAATTCGATGAGTTAAGGAATAGAGTGTTATTAGGATCCTCAAACGCTTTTCCGAAAGTAGAGTCGGCTAACAAGTATCCATATAATAGCACAATGGTCAACCCAACTTTGAATGATCAAGATTCCAACGTGGATGCGGAAGCTGCCGCAATCATTTCTCAGATGAGGTCTTCCCCATTACCCCCATTTAACGAACAGTTCGGCTCTGGCAATCATGATAGCCGACCGAATTCGTCATTATCAAACCAATCTCTCCAAAATAATGCCTTTAATCCGTTCTCCAAAAGACTTTTACCTAAGCCAGTGCTTCGGGTTAACCAACGACCATTGACTGGCAACCAGGATGAACTCGTTAtaatggaagaagaggatgatgatgatgacggGTATGGCGATGGTGATTACGAAATGACCGAAGGGGGATCAAAGGCACCAGAAACTGTTGCATGGAATAAGaatggaaaaagaagattgtccagaagaagatcagGCCCACCACATTATCAATCTCAATTGACAGGAATTAAAAATGAGATTGGAGACCATCCAGATACTACGGCATACCCCGCTGCGGATATCTCGGAAAATGGTATGCATATAAAAAGATCAAGgtcttcatcattatctACTGAACACACTGGATTATTGTCACCGAATTCCAAACATGCCAAACAACTGAAGTTTAAAGAATCTAATTACAATAATGATGTTTCTAACGAGCAAATGGTCAAATCAAGTGatcaaataaagaaaagaaatgctACGGGGGCACGGTCAAGAACTGGCTGCTGGATCTGTAGATTGCGTAAGAAGAAATGTACAGAAGAGAAACCGCAATGCCAGAACTGCGTGAGGTTGCACCTCGAATGCTTTTACGACATAGTAAAACCCGATTTTATTTCAGATCCTGCTAAAAAGGCAGCAAAACtcgaagaaattaaaaagaaaacaaaagaagctAAGAGACAagcaatgaaaaagaagactTGGTTATAA
- the EBS1 gene encoding Ebs1p (uniprot|Q9C403 Kluyveromyces lactis Putative EBS1-like protein): MDQKLNTDLQETFSGFQKQLQSVLETDFFRDDSLMKGAIQMIHSKIMQMLLQSLIPEGLHQDITTDTGSKKSEIRSSDAHRILDLTWKHVHYPIFKYFQNWRNRNVAEGSRPNYAGHRQLNSILQKIFPQIHKLYYSTLELIFANYNLTALIPSDTRSKLNISTKKLNDDASNVLKPEDSFSIDCVMASQRCLLYIGCSQRYKIIMEHLSDRYQQADFQKPLRYLDIASTIVPSVGETFLQRGICYTHTKNFGNAAYQFVRSSLSRLPSDAGIPNFTNLLGDPNGSLFKKLLNSLDDLKVQETIKKRIINMEIMEFYILPLIGSHIFPQTWKNNRHSDRLKHFQTLLFDKIEIRYIKNISMIFQDLILLIGSFHMYQMINGVSSNTTSSAATIMPNDKTLMNGNGSANSINNSGNSNIRSIQSETKFLEFIFKFFTHLIDKVIMKEFKNCEMFQYLAMARIMMCWIKSHKNVLKFAHRSTSFCQSMVNLTNELLSSNDLSISFEHLHRPTRDYFYEEDIMLKEFGPTKFTLSDFNDEKLLSMDNLPDRLVGKSKNKLTAKEEHSSRVQVLVYSNKKFLEKNCCGFKLDTEKKRYVHTAVKRVKANSLPNIAKPESVTKSFSIDGAGSGKIYPQKNGFSVAFTTRENSNASGGSSMDMSTSPHYTEEAVKDNTTPANPVWNYSGSSAPQPPLSFNVTPSFSVSTTVERSENEKSFSLYNRTEMSNHGNNSASTNTSNGSVSSPFSSIHVQSSSSSIPLSSTNTNGSSTDSRENSNGLNEAPKLNVQNLSTFNYLQNASHDSQISIFARDSVVMSSQANNSAGLYEQAQQRTYMGSQYAQFHNPFTSFSPQFDNLQNQENHPQNSTNIRRDSQFFPNNNVSIAGDRLPSMAEKADDQFNFFFYS, encoded by the coding sequence ATGGATCAAAAACTGAATACTGATTTACAGGAAACCTTTTCCGGGTTCCAAAAACAGTTACAATCTGTCCTGGAAACCGATTTCTTTAGAGATGACAGCTTGATGAAGGGCGCTATTCAAATGATACATTCAAAAATCATGCAGATGTTGCTTCAGTCGCTTATACCGGAAGGCCTTCATCAAGATATTACTACTGACACCGGATCAAAAAAATCGGAGATCCGCTCGTCAGATGCACATCGTATTTTGGACTTGACTTGGAAGCACGTCCATTACCCCATATTCAAGTATTTCCAAAATTGGAGAAATAGGAACGTTGCAGAGGGTTCCAGACCGAACTATGCTGGTCACAGGCAATTGAACTCTATTCTACAAAAAATCTTCCCACAGATCCATAAACTTTACTATTCAACGCTAGAACTTATATTCGCAAATTACAACCTTACTGCATTGATTCCCTCGGATACTAGATCGAAATTGAACATCTCAACGAAGAAACTGAACGATGATGCTTCAAATGTTTTAAAACCAGAGGACTCTTTTTCTATTGATTGCGTCATGGCATCACAAAGATGTTTACTCTACATCGGATGTTCCCAAAGATATAAGATCATAATGGAACATTTGTCCGACAGATACCAACAGGCAGATTTCCAGAAACCTCTGAGATATCTGGATATCGCTTCCACTATCGTGCCATCTGTAGGAGAAACTTTCTTACAAAGAGGTATCTGCTACACGCATACCAAAAATTTCGGCAATGCAGCTTATCAATTTGTTAGAAGCTCTTTGTCAAGATTACCAAGTGATGCTGGGATCCCCAACTTCACAAACTTGTTAGGTGATCCCAACGGATCCCTATTCAAGAAACTACTTAACTCCTtagatgatttgaaagtgCAGGAAACTAttaaaaaaagaataataaaCATGGAAATTATGGAGTTTTATATTCTTCCATTAATCGGATCTCATATCTTCCCTCAGACTTGGAAGAATAATAGACATTCAGATCGTCTGAAGCATTTTCAAACTTTGCTTTTCGATAAGATAGAAATTAGGTACATTAAGAACATTTCTATGattttccaagatttgATCCTTCTAATAGGTAGTTTCCACATGTATCAAATGATCAATGgtgtttcttcaaatacAACTTCATCTGCTGCAACTATTATGCCTAATGATAAAACACTGATGAACGGGAACGGATCCGCCAACAGTATCAATAACAGTGGCAACAGCAATATTAGAAGTATACAATCAGAAACCAAATTTTTAGAGtttatcttcaagtttttcaCTCACCTCATTGATAAAGTCATTATGAAGGAATTTAAAAACTGCGAGATGTTTCAGTATTTGGCAATGGCTAGAATAATGATGTGCTGGATAAAATCTCATAAAAATGTGCTAAAATTCGCCCATAgatcaacttctttctgTCAGTCTATGGTCAACCTCACAAACGAGTTACTGTCTAGTAATGATTTGTCGATCAGTTTCGAACATCTACATAGACCGACCAGAGATTACTTctatgaagaagatatcatGTTAAAAGAATTTGGACCTACGAAATTCACTTTATCTGACTTTAATGATGAAAAGCTCTTATCCATGGATAACTTACCGGATAGGTTAGTTGGAAAGTCAAAGAATAAGCTTACCGCAAAGGAAGAGCACTCATCAAGAGTCCAAGTCCTAGTTTATTCGAACAAAAAATTCTTAGAGAAAAATTGTTGCGGTTTCAAATTAGATACggaaaagaagagataCGTCCATACAGCTGTTAAAAGGGTTAAAGCCAACTCACTGCCCAATATTGCTAAACCAGAGTCCGTAACAAAAAGCTTCTCCATCGATGGTGCTGGATCGGGAAAGATATACCCACAGAAAAATGGATTCAGTGTGGCTTTCACTACTAGAGAGAACAGTAACGCATCAGGTGGAAGTAGTATGGACATGTCTACATCGCCACATTATACTGAAGAAGCTGTGAAAGATAACACGACTCCTGCTAACCCTGTATGGAATTACAGTGGTTCTTCTGCTCCCCAACCGCCACTGAGTTTTAATGTCACGCCATCATTTTCCGTCTCAACCACAGTTGAAAGAAGtgagaatgaaaaatctttcAGTTTGTACAATAGGACCGAGATGTCAAATCACGGCAACAACAGTGCTAGCACAAATACTAGCAATGGCTCTGTTTCATCTCCTTTTTCATCTATCCATGTTCAAAGTTCGTCCTCTTCGATACCACTGTCTTCCACTAACACCAATGGCAGTTCTACTGATTCCAGAGAAAATAGTAACGGCCTTAATGAAGCTCCTAAACTTAATGTCCAGAATCTGTCCACTTTCAACTATTTACAGAACGCTTCGCATGATTCTCAAATAAGTATATTTGCCAGGGACAGTGTTGTTATGTCATCCCAGGCGAACAACTCCGCTGGTCTGTACGAACAAGCTCAACAGAGAACATATATGGGCTCCCAATATGCCCAATTCCATAATCCATTCACTTCGTTCTCACCACAATTTGACAACTTgcaaaatcaagaaaacCATCCTCAGAATTCAACTAATATCAGAAGGGACTCTCAATTCTTTCCCAATAACAATGTCTCCATTGCAGGGGATCGTTTGCCTTCAATGGCTGAAAAGGCTGATGATCAattcaactttttcttttattcaTAG